One stretch of Candidatus Baltobacteraceae bacterium DNA includes these proteins:
- a CDS encoding DNA-3-methyladenine glycosylase I has translation MIRKITRCAWAGTDPLMIAYHDTEWGVPSHDDVRLFEFVTLEGAQAGLSWKTILHRRDAYREAFAGFDPEKIARFNQRKIESLLRNEGIIRNRAKVEGTVKNARAYLALRESGQTLDEFVWSFVGGKRIDHKLKASSQIPASTNESDAFAKAMKKAGFTFFGTTIAYAFMQATGMVNDHLITCFRYKAKR, from the coding sequence ATTATTCGGAAGATAACCCGCTGCGCATGGGCCGGAACGGATCCGCTCATGATCGCATACCACGACACCGAATGGGGCGTACCGTCGCATGACGACGTACGCCTCTTCGAGTTCGTGACGCTCGAAGGCGCGCAAGCCGGCCTGAGCTGGAAAACGATCCTTCATCGACGTGACGCTTATCGCGAAGCCTTCGCCGGTTTCGATCCGGAAAAGATCGCGCGCTTCAACCAGCGCAAGATCGAATCGCTCCTGCGCAACGAAGGTATCATTCGCAACCGTGCCAAGGTCGAAGGCACGGTTAAAAATGCGCGCGCCTATTTGGCGCTGCGCGAATCAGGTCAAACCCTCGATGAGTTCGTGTGGAGCTTCGTCGGCGGAAAGAGGATCGACCACAAGCTAAAAGCTTCGTCGCAGATTCCGGCATCGACGAACGAATCCGACGCATTTGCGAAAGCGATGAAGAAAGCGGGGTTCACGTTCTTCGGAACGACGATCGCCTACGCTTTCATGCAAGCGACCGGAATGGTCAACGACCATTTGATCACCTGCTTCCGCTACAAAGCGAAACGGTAA
- a CDS encoding YbhB/YbcL family Raf kinase inhibitor-like protein has translation MNLRLTVLAGIIVASLGAAYPTPLATPIIPTGIPTLTITSATFSKGGTIPSPNATVGCGAGGATASNISPELTWSAGPPGTVSYTIHMFDTDAPTGIGFNHWVVYNIPGNVTSLAANAAATGMPPGAIIGMNDGGTSAYRGPCPPVGDAPHHYYITVTALDRAFTGFGPEVTGARLEFLLSKSGAKMLARGQYVGLFGR, from the coding sequence ATGAACCTACGTCTTACGGTTCTCGCCGGCATTATTGTCGCGTCGCTTGGCGCAGCGTATCCGACCCCTCTTGCAACGCCGATCATCCCGACCGGCATTCCGACGTTGACGATAACGAGCGCGACGTTTTCAAAGGGCGGCACGATTCCGTCTCCCAACGCAACGGTTGGCTGCGGCGCCGGCGGAGCGACAGCATCAAATATTTCTCCGGAGCTAACCTGGTCCGCTGGTCCTCCCGGAACGGTAAGCTACACCATCCATATGTTCGACACGGACGCGCCTACCGGAATCGGTTTCAATCATTGGGTCGTCTACAATATTCCGGGTAACGTGACGAGCCTTGCAGCCAATGCAGCCGCGACCGGAATGCCGCCCGGCGCGATCATCGGCATGAACGACGGTGGCACGAGTGCATATCGTGGTCCGTGTCCGCCGGTCGGTGATGCACCGCATCACTACTACATCACGGTGACGGCACTCGATCGGGCGTTCACCGGTTTCGGTCCGGAAGTCACGGGCGCACGTCTTGAGTTCTTGCTCTCAAAGAGCGGTGCCAAGATGCTCGCGCGCGGGCAGTACGTGGGATTATTCGGAAGATAA
- a CDS encoding nitroreductase, whose translation MDELIRRRRSIGRSEGEVSRETITELIEAATWAPNHHLTEPWTFTVLTGDARRQLGDYWSKTRADELALEGEKRDGFIQGEMKKPLRAPVLIIVSTRTDPDPVIAEEDFAATAAAVQNLLLAAEERNLAAMWRTGDIVYHPKVRQHLGLHRTDKIVGIIYLGERGVADAQPRSRKPPVINWRS comes from the coding sequence ATGGACGAGTTAATCCGCCGGCGGCGCAGCATCGGACGTTCGGAAGGCGAGGTTTCTCGCGAGACGATCACCGAGTTGATCGAAGCCGCAACGTGGGCGCCGAATCATCATCTGACGGAACCGTGGACGTTTACGGTTCTGACCGGCGATGCACGACGTCAGCTCGGCGATTACTGGTCGAAAACGCGCGCCGACGAGCTTGCGCTCGAAGGCGAGAAACGCGACGGTTTCATCCAAGGCGAAATGAAGAAACCGCTGCGCGCGCCCGTATTGATCATCGTGAGCACGCGTACCGACCCCGATCCGGTGATTGCAGAAGAAGATTTCGCTGCGACCGCAGCCGCCGTTCAAAATCTCCTGCTCGCCGCCGAAGAGCGCAATCTCGCCGCGATGTGGCGGACCGGCGACATCGTCTATCATCCAAAGGTCCGACAACATCTCGGTTTGCATAGGACGGACAAGATCGTCGGTATCATCTACCTCGGCGAGCGCGGCGTCGCCGACGCGCAACCTCGGTCGCGCAAACCACCGGTGATCAACTGGCGCTCGTAG
- the nagA gene encoding N-acetylglucosamine-6-phosphate deacetylase codes for MTDSYTLGPARIAFGDGTAREARLRIERGRVAAILEPRGPSDVEVKSETTIAPGMIDVHTNGAEDVLFNRDQGSAVEVAARSYVKQGVTGFVAGIITAPWESMLHAASEICESANQLEEQGGIGARCLGIHFEGPFLNPKFRRVHRGDWVVRPTVERAREMVDACHGALVMVTLAPEIEGAEEVARFLFDQGIVCAAGHTAAKYREGMLAIGLGFRTLTHAFNAMPPLDHRDPSLLVAFMQEARTTVQLICDGYHVAPPMVDLLYRTVGERLVLATDNMPPSGSGYRIDGGVVRSEDGTIAGSALRCDQAVRNLMSYADLPFERAIVNASAAPARLLGLERELGTIAEGMRADFAVWDEELRVVATVVGGTPVYGSVHLHQRGTAGIGG; via the coding sequence GTGACCGACTCCTATACATTAGGGCCAGCGCGTATTGCGTTTGGCGACGGCACCGCGCGCGAAGCACGCCTGCGCATCGAACGAGGGCGCGTCGCGGCGATTTTGGAGCCGCGCGGCCCGAGTGACGTCGAGGTCAAGTCCGAAACCACGATCGCGCCCGGGATGATCGACGTCCACACGAACGGCGCCGAGGACGTGCTGTTCAACCGCGATCAGGGGAGCGCGGTCGAAGTAGCCGCTCGCTCGTACGTCAAGCAAGGGGTTACCGGCTTTGTCGCTGGGATCATTACCGCACCCTGGGAGTCGATGCTGCACGCCGCGAGTGAGATCTGCGAGTCGGCGAATCAACTCGAAGAGCAGGGCGGCATCGGCGCGCGGTGCTTGGGCATCCACTTCGAAGGACCGTTCCTCAATCCGAAATTCCGGCGCGTTCATCGCGGCGATTGGGTGGTGCGTCCGACGGTCGAGCGCGCCCGCGAGATGGTCGACGCCTGTCACGGCGCTTTGGTCATGGTCACGCTCGCGCCGGAGATCGAAGGCGCCGAAGAAGTCGCGCGCTTTCTTTTCGATCAAGGCATCGTGTGCGCGGCGGGACACACCGCCGCGAAATATCGCGAAGGGATGCTCGCGATCGGACTTGGGTTTCGTACGCTGACGCACGCGTTCAACGCGATGCCGCCGCTCGATCACCGGGATCCGTCGCTGCTCGTCGCGTTTATGCAAGAAGCGCGTACGACGGTCCAGTTGATTTGCGACGGCTACCACGTCGCACCGCCGATGGTCGATCTGCTCTACCGCACCGTCGGTGAGCGGTTGGTTTTGGCGACGGACAATATGCCGCCGTCCGGATCGGGATATCGCATTGACGGCGGCGTCGTGCGCAGCGAAGACGGAACGATCGCCGGAAGCGCACTGCGCTGCGATCAGGCCGTACGCAACTTGATGTCGTATGCCGATTTGCCGTTCGAACGCGCGATCGTCAACGCAAGCGCCGCACCGGCCCGGCTACTCGGGCTCGAGCGCGAGCTCGGAACGATCGCAGAGGGAATGCGCGCCGATTTCGCCGTGTGGGACGAAGAATTGCGCGTCGTTGCAACGGTCGTCGGCGGCACGCCCGTTTACGGGTCCGTCCATTTGCACCAACGCGGCACCGCGGGTATCGGCGGCTAG
- a CDS encoding helical backbone metal receptor has product MKRALALFLASVFVVLATPSQSQPAAHRVVSLIPSLTEDLFALGAGTNVVGVSQYSDFPPDAKRLPRVASFTSLDAERIVALHPDLIVGDASEEALVQPLARAKLHVELFAEDSVPQIYAVLQRLGALLGRERQANALVADMRATSARLMQRVDRSRAPRVFVILDVAPIYTVGKRSYINALIEMAGGRNAANLNEAYGQYSAEAVLALQPDIIVVDPAVGFQSMENREPWRSLHAVQRGNVAMIPDPGILLHPSPRYNAGLKWLIEQIAHAKN; this is encoded by the coding sequence GTGAAACGCGCTCTCGCTCTGTTCCTCGCTTCGGTCTTCGTCGTGCTCGCGACGCCCTCGCAGAGTCAGCCTGCAGCACACCGCGTCGTTTCGTTGATCCCTTCGCTGACCGAAGATCTCTTTGCGCTCGGGGCAGGCACAAACGTCGTCGGCGTCTCGCAGTACAGCGACTTTCCCCCGGACGCAAAGCGCCTTCCGCGTGTCGCGTCCTTCACGAGCCTCGATGCCGAGCGCATCGTCGCACTGCATCCCGACTTGATCGTCGGCGATGCCTCAGAAGAAGCGCTCGTTCAGCCGCTCGCGCGCGCGAAGCTTCACGTCGAGCTCTTTGCGGAAGACTCCGTCCCGCAAATCTATGCCGTGCTACAGCGGCTCGGCGCGTTGCTCGGCCGAGAGCGGCAAGCGAACGCGCTCGTCGCGGACATGCGGGCGACGAGTGCACGTTTGATGCAGCGCGTCGATCGCTCGCGCGCGCCGCGTGTCTTCGTCATTCTCGACGTCGCGCCGATCTACACCGTCGGTAAACGGTCGTACATCAACGCGCTGATCGAGATGGCCGGCGGAAGGAACGCCGCGAACCTCAATGAGGCGTACGGCCAATACAGCGCCGAAGCAGTTCTCGCGCTGCAGCCTGACATTATCGTCGTCGATCCCGCAGTCGGATTTCAATCCATGGAAAACCGAGAGCCGTGGCGTTCACTGCACGCAGTCCAGCGCGGGAATGTCGCAATGATTCCGGATCCGGGCATCCTTTTGCACCCGAGTCCGCGCTACAATGCCGGCCTAAAGTGGCTGATCGAGCAGATCGCACACGCAAAAAACTAG
- the bluB gene encoding 5,6-dimethylbenzimidazole synthase, with translation MRFDDEFRTELTQLFAWRRDVRRFRADPIPDEIVERLVATTSFAPSVGYSQPSRFVRVDDSGRRLNIIAEYERCNHQAAEEYSGEQQRLYAGMKLAGLREAPVHLAVFVDRDTPRGSGLGRATMPETLAYSTVLAIHTLWLMARAMGIGVGWVSILDPDAVTQILDVPPSWSFVAYLCLGYPQEEHLDRELVRAGWETDDSEATRLHRR, from the coding sequence TTGAGATTCGACGACGAATTTCGTACGGAACTGACGCAACTGTTCGCGTGGCGGCGCGACGTGCGGCGTTTTCGCGCCGATCCGATTCCCGACGAAATCGTCGAGCGGCTCGTGGCGACGACGTCGTTTGCGCCATCGGTTGGCTACAGTCAGCCCTCACGTTTCGTGCGGGTCGACGATTCCGGGCGCCGTCTGAACATTATTGCTGAGTACGAGCGCTGCAATCACCAAGCGGCAGAGGAATACAGCGGAGAGCAGCAGCGTCTCTATGCCGGCATGAAGCTTGCGGGCCTGCGCGAGGCGCCCGTGCATCTCGCGGTGTTCGTCGATCGTGACACGCCGCGCGGATCGGGCCTGGGGCGCGCTACGATGCCCGAAACGCTCGCGTATTCGACCGTACTCGCGATCCACACGTTGTGGTTGATGGCGCGCGCAATGGGAATCGGGGTCGGCTGGGTTTCGATTCTCGACCCTGACGCCGTCACGCAGATTCTCGACGTTCCGCCGTCGTGGTCGTTCGTCGCGTATCTATGTCTCGGCTATCCGCAAGAAGAGCATCTTGATCGCGAACTCGTTCGCGCGGGTTGGGAAACCGATGATTCGGAGGCAACGAGGCTGCACCGGCGTTGA
- a CDS encoding TonB-dependent receptor produces the protein MLAILFAAALTAASPTPSPQPSEIGHVTTADRQDEPVTMTTRPTFVVDRSTIQAQGDRTVADALRDIPGITMFRYGAFGAQANYGVLGATSEQTLILVNGFPVAAGSAGSIDLGTFSTVDVERIEVVEGGGSTLYGSSAVGGIINIITGHVRSPYLEVADGTYGEQDARLEFALGGFGVGFERHTATNVYDYPSLDGFPAGTRANSWAQATAGRLDYQSNPSATYTVDASLGNDAVKLGVPGNLSFLTPLALQATAQGDGHISVTRHTPNSALSLSFSGANARLDYDDPQNGGENDTYDSRTQVSLRDVIANPSGSLVTGIDLSRESVLLNLGTFAVPPASSAAQSSSAIYAQYRDSISNSVILTAGLRGEHDAPQASVLEPAFGTSVQLGSTRFSANYAGTFRVPTLDELYYPGFSNPSLVPERSKNLDATFNAPLGGAGASLGWFDREATNLIALNASFVPENIAQASLAGFVFSAHTAPFHDLVAKVGITDMYRAQNLTLGQPAVRLDFEPVTTTTLGLERGFSGNVVAFGADAQIQSPHNESGVLRGGQTTVNAYVRGRFAQNVIASIRVYNLGDERYAPILGYPAPGRTVEFELSTR, from the coding sequence GTGCTGGCTATCCTATTCGCTGCCGCGCTGACGGCGGCAAGTCCCACTCCGTCGCCACAGCCGAGTGAAATCGGGCATGTCACGACGGCCGACCGGCAAGACGAGCCGGTAACAATGACGACGCGTCCGACGTTCGTCGTCGATCGATCGACGATTCAAGCACAAGGCGATCGCACCGTCGCGGACGCCCTGCGTGACATTCCCGGAATCACGATGTTTCGCTACGGCGCGTTTGGCGCGCAGGCAAACTATGGCGTTCTCGGTGCTACGTCCGAACAAACGCTGATACTCGTCAACGGCTTTCCGGTCGCCGCGGGGTCGGCGGGATCGATCGATCTCGGAACGTTCTCGACCGTCGACGTCGAGCGCATCGAAGTCGTTGAAGGCGGCGGCTCGACGCTTTACGGCAGCAGTGCTGTCGGCGGCATCATCAACATCATCACCGGTCACGTCCGTTCACCGTATCTCGAGGTTGCCGACGGAACGTATGGCGAGCAAGATGCGCGGCTCGAATTCGCTCTAGGCGGCTTCGGAGTCGGATTCGAGCGCCATACTGCGACGAACGTCTATGACTATCCGAGCCTCGATGGATTTCCGGCCGGTACTCGCGCGAATTCGTGGGCGCAAGCGACTGCCGGACGTCTCGACTATCAGTCGAATCCGAGCGCAACGTATACGGTCGATGCAAGCTTAGGGAACGACGCCGTGAAACTCGGTGTGCCGGGGAACCTCTCGTTTCTCACACCTCTCGCATTGCAAGCGACCGCGCAAGGTGACGGACACATCTCGGTCACGCGTCACACACCGAACTCCGCGCTGAGCCTATCGTTTAGCGGCGCAAATGCGAGACTTGACTACGACGATCCGCAGAACGGAGGCGAAAACGACACGTACGACTCTCGCACGCAAGTCTCACTCCGTGACGTCATCGCGAACCCATCCGGTTCGCTTGTCACGGGAATCGATCTCTCGCGGGAAAGCGTATTGCTTAACCTCGGCACATTCGCGGTTCCGCCGGCTTCGTCGGCTGCGCAATCGTCCAGCGCCATTTACGCGCAGTATCGCGACAGCATCTCAAACAGTGTAATCCTTACCGCAGGATTGCGCGGCGAACACGATGCTCCGCAGGCTTCGGTTCTCGAGCCCGCGTTCGGAACGTCCGTACAGCTCGGAAGCACGCGCTTCTCGGCCAACTACGCGGGTACGTTCCGCGTTCCGACGCTCGACGAGCTCTACTATCCCGGATTTTCGAATCCATCGCTCGTTCCGGAACGTTCGAAAAACCTCGACGCAACGTTCAACGCACCGCTAGGCGGGGCGGGTGCGAGCCTCGGCTGGTTCGATCGTGAAGCAACGAATCTGATTGCGCTCAACGCGAGTTTCGTCCCGGAAAATATCGCGCAAGCGTCGCTCGCAGGATTCGTTTTCTCGGCTCACACTGCGCCGTTTCACGATCTGGTCGCAAAAGTCGGTATAACCGATATGTATCGCGCACAGAACCTGACGCTCGGGCAACCCGCCGTCCGCCTCGATTTCGAGCCGGTCACGACGACCACGCTCGGACTCGAACGCGGGTTCTCCGGGAACGTGGTTGCGTTCGGTGCCGACGCCCAGATTCAAAGCCCGCACAATGAATCGGGCGTGTTGCGCGGCGGACAGACCACGGTCAATGCATACGTGCGCGGACGATTTGCGCAGAACGTGATCGCGTCGATTCGTGTCTACAACCTCGGCGACGAGCGCTACGCACCGATTCTCGGCTATCCGGCTCCCGGCCGCACCGTCGAGTTCGAGCTCTCGACGCGGTGA
- a CDS encoding iron ABC transporter permease: MTRPAVIVVALLALGAAIIAGASWGTIGFSPAAILSALAHPHAQTDASTVLWSLRLPRVAIAALVGAALAVAGLLMQDLLGNPLIDPYLTGTSAGAALAIAVAIALGAPPALYSAIALCASLATTLLVAALSRAGTGLSVERMIVAGIALSSLFAGLTTLVILWSPSASVSLSILAWLGGSLAGHGWRDLGWAVLYAACGLALALTTIPALNALRLGTRRAQALGVDLDRTRWLVVLSACLLTSAAVSVSGVIGFVGLMVPHIVRGAIGHDVRWTIAAALPVGAIVLILADTFARSATPPTEIPLGILLSLLGVPAFLYLASRRAKPV; encoded by the coding sequence ATGACGCGCCCAGCAGTGATCGTTGTCGCCCTGCTTGCGCTCGGCGCGGCGATCATTGCGGGCGCCTCGTGGGGAACGATCGGGTTTTCGCCCGCCGCGATTCTCTCTGCGCTCGCTCATCCGCATGCGCAGACCGATGCGAGCACGGTGCTGTGGTCGCTGCGCCTGCCGCGCGTTGCGATCGCAGCGCTCGTCGGCGCTGCGCTCGCTGTTGCGGGACTGCTGATGCAAGATCTGCTCGGCAATCCTCTGATCGATCCGTATCTGACCGGCACGAGCGCGGGTGCGGCACTCGCGATTGCAGTGGCAATTGCGCTCGGCGCGCCGCCGGCGCTGTATTCCGCGATTGCACTCTGCGCCTCGCTTGCGACCACATTGCTGGTCGCGGCGCTCTCGCGTGCTGGGACGGGACTCTCGGTCGAGCGCATGATCGTTGCCGGCATTGCCCTTTCGTCGCTGTTCGCCGGACTTACAACACTCGTGATTTTGTGGTCGCCGTCGGCTTCGGTGTCGCTCAGCATCTTGGCATGGTTGGGCGGAAGTCTCGCGGGGCACGGCTGGCGCGATCTGGGTTGGGCCGTGCTCTATGCGGCGTGCGGGCTTGCGCTCGCGCTTACGACGATTCCCGCGCTCAACGCGCTGCGACTCGGAACGCGGCGCGCACAGGCGCTCGGCGTCGATTTGGATCGCACGCGCTGGCTGGTCGTCCTGTCCGCGTGTTTGCTAACGTCGGCAGCCGTAAGTGTTTCTGGCGTGATCGGTTTCGTCGGCTTGATGGTGCCGCACATCGTGCGCGGCGCGATCGGGCATGACGTACGTTGGACGATCGCCGCGGCACTGCCGGTCGGTGCGATCGTCTTGATTCTTGCCGACACGTTTGCGCGTTCGGCGACGCCGCCGACGGAAATTCCACTCGGCATTCTTTTGTCGCTCCTGGGCGTGCCCGCGTTTCTGTATCTCGCCTCGCGGCGGGCGAAGCCGGTATGA
- a CDS encoding ABC transporter ATP-binding protein, producing the protein MIDAQDLTLAYGSNVVLHDVSMQLGEGELLAIIGPNGAGKSTLLRALGGLHAPQHGSVIVNGRAVAQMNAQERARRLALIEVDSAPVANVTVREAVAQGRLPHRPWWRWNELPEDEAIIDEALERAQLTDRSERSLDALSSGERQRVWVALALAQRAPSLLFDEPTTHLDLGHAMHILSLLRELADAGTTVIIVLHDLNVAAAHADRIALVGKNTLLACDVPERVFQEELLSTAYGAPIVVRREEGMLLAFARPPQRKGDPR; encoded by the coding sequence ATGATCGACGCGCAGGATCTGACGCTCGCGTACGGATCGAACGTTGTGCTGCACGACGTCTCGATGCAGCTCGGCGAAGGCGAGCTTCTGGCGATCATCGGTCCGAATGGCGCGGGTAAATCGACGTTGCTGCGCGCGCTCGGCGGTTTGCACGCGCCGCAGCACGGTAGCGTGATAGTAAACGGCCGTGCCGTCGCGCAGATGAACGCACAAGAGCGCGCGCGCCGTCTCGCGCTGATCGAAGTCGACAGTGCGCCGGTCGCGAACGTGACCGTACGCGAAGCCGTTGCGCAAGGGCGCCTTCCGCATCGTCCTTGGTGGCGTTGGAACGAGTTGCCTGAAGACGAAGCGATCATCGACGAAGCTCTCGAACGCGCCCAGCTGACCGATCGTTCGGAGCGTTCGCTGGATGCGCTTTCGAGCGGCGAACGTCAGCGCGTCTGGGTTGCGCTCGCGCTCGCACAACGCGCGCCGAGCCTGCTGTTTGACGAACCAACGACGCATCTCGATCTCGGCCATGCGATGCACATCTTGTCATTGCTGCGCGAGCTCGCCGATGCAGGCACGACCGTGATCATCGTATTGCACGATTTGAACGTTGCAGCCGCGCACGCCGACCGCATCGCGCTCGTCGGAAAGAACACGTTGCTCGCCTGCGACGTCCCAGAACGCGTTTTTCAAGAAGAGTTGCTCTCGACTGCCTACGGGGCGCCGATCGTCGTCCGCCGCGAGGAGGGGATGTTGCTCGCATTCGCAAGGCCACCCCAGCGTAAAGGAGATCCCCGATGA
- the cobT gene encoding nicotinate-nucleotide--dimethylbenzimidazole phosphoribosyltransferase — translation MNLPRIPLPDPAIAKAARERVDQLTKPLGSLGRIEDLAVRLCAITGGVPKHAFERRAVLIGAADHGVARDGVSAYPPEVTAQMVGGFCAGFAAISAFAREAGADVFVADFGVDAELAPHPQLFDLKVARGTASLAHGPAMSHDDVERALGAGIEAFNRVRERMGRLDIIALGDMGIGNTTSAAALIAIFSTTPVGLVVGRGTGIDDEALSRKISIVESAIARLNGSDPIAVASQVGGYEIVGLAGVMLAAAASRTPVVVDGFIVTAAALLAKALDPNVASYLIASHRSREAGHTIALRALGLEPLLDLDMRLGEATGAALALPLIGAATRMISEMKTFAEAGVSTAEGAPVS, via the coding sequence ATGAATCTGCCGCGCATTCCGCTTCCCGACCCGGCGATCGCAAAAGCCGCGCGCGAGCGCGTCGATCAACTTACGAAGCCTCTCGGAAGCTTGGGGCGCATCGAAGACTTGGCGGTTCGCCTGTGTGCGATAACCGGCGGCGTTCCAAAGCACGCCTTCGAACGCCGTGCGGTTCTGATCGGCGCGGCCGATCATGGTGTTGCGCGCGATGGCGTCAGCGCGTATCCGCCGGAGGTCACCGCGCAAATGGTCGGCGGATTCTGCGCGGGCTTCGCCGCGATCAGCGCGTTCGCGCGGGAGGCCGGCGCCGACGTATTCGTTGCGGATTTCGGCGTCGATGCCGAGCTAGCGCCGCATCCGCAGCTGTTCGATCTCAAAGTTGCACGCGGAACTGCGAGCCTCGCTCATGGACCGGCTATGTCGCACGATGACGTCGAGCGCGCGCTGGGCGCCGGTATCGAAGCCTTCAATCGCGTTCGCGAACGCATGGGCAGGCTCGATATCATCGCGCTCGGCGACATGGGAATCGGTAACACGACGAGCGCCGCGGCATTGATTGCAATCTTCTCGACGACGCCGGTTGGGTTGGTCGTCGGTCGCGGCACCGGCATCGACGACGAAGCTCTGTCGCGTAAAATCTCGATCGTCGAATCGGCAATTGCGCGCCTCAACGGTAGCGATCCGATCGCGGTCGCAAGCCAGGTCGGCGGCTACGAAATCGTCGGGCTCGCGGGCGTGATGCTCGCCGCTGCAGCGTCACGCACGCCGGTCGTCGTCGACGGCTTCATCGTCACCGCTGCAGCGCTGTTGGCGAAGGCACTCGATCCGAATGTCGCTTCGTATCTAATCGCATCGCATCGTTCGCGGGAGGCGGGGCACACGATCGCCTTACGAGCGCTCGGGCTCGAGCCGCTCTTGGATCTCGACATGCGCCTTGGCGAAGCGACCGGCGCTGCACTCGCACTTCCATTGATCGGCGCGGCTACGCGCATGATCTCCGAGATGAAGACATTTGCGGAAGCGGGCGTTTCCACTGCGGAGGGAGCGCCGGTTTCGTGA
- a CDS encoding adenosylcobinamide-GDP ribazoletransferase, whose translation MNLRTLAAAFSYFTIFPTVNREHTPPASAAFGYLPIVGIIIGAIAGWAGYGLSLLGLQPLAIACAFALPIVLTGALHVDGFLDSCDALFACVDPEQRLRILKDPHHGTFAIAYLAVAVAVWIAAIAMLPPVAWPASFALAGGIGRWSAAINLMRYPYAGTERFTTVAVMANAFLLGVLSMTVAHWARFALVPVAALSLIIGEWAARRLGGRLTGDVYGALIIVCEIATLTIYAALYGR comes from the coding sequence GTGAACCTGCGGACGCTGGCCGCAGCGTTCTCCTATTTCACGATCTTTCCAACGGTCAATCGCGAACATACGCCGCCGGCATCAGCTGCGTTCGGATATCTTCCCATCGTCGGCATCATCATCGGCGCGATCGCGGGCTGGGCGGGCTACGGTCTTTCGCTGCTTGGGCTGCAACCGCTCGCAATTGCATGCGCGTTCGCACTGCCGATCGTGCTCACCGGCGCGCTGCACGTCGATGGGTTTCTTGACAGCTGCGATGCGCTGTTTGCGTGCGTCGATCCCGAACAACGTTTGCGCATCCTCAAGGATCCTCATCACGGAACCTTCGCGATTGCGTACTTGGCGGTCGCGGTCGCCGTATGGATTGCGGCGATTGCGATGCTGCCGCCGGTCGCGTGGCCCGCGTCCTTTGCCTTGGCGGGCGGGATCGGACGCTGGAGTGCAGCCATCAATCTCATGCGCTATCCCTACGCGGGCACGGAGCGCTTCACGACCGTTGCCGTCATGGCGAATGCTTTCTTGCTCGGCGTTCTCTCGATGACGGTAGCGCACTGGGCGCGATTCGCGCTCGTCCCAGTGGCGGCGCTTTCGCTCATAATCGGCGAATGGGCCGCGCGCCGTTTGGGCGGACGCCTGACGGGAGACGTTTACGGCGCACTCATCATTGTGTGCGAAATTGCAACGCTTACGATCTACGCAGCGCTCTATGGACGATAG
- the cobU gene encoding bifunctional adenosylcobinamide kinase/adenosylcobinamide-phosphate guanylyltransferase, translating to MLTFITGPVRSGKSALAQRLALRSGRGIVFCATAALDVDDEEWSARIARHQAERPSDWTTIETAVPGGKDLVTALDGAQANQIVVVDSIGTWLADVMGRHPLGTSVVEWHDQIEAHASRLTSTLEQCAADVIVISEEAGWGVVPVHVSGRVFRDVLGRTNQRLCAMANDAFLVVAGAAIDLKKT from the coding sequence GTGCTGACGTTCATTACTGGTCCGGTCCGTTCTGGGAAAAGTGCGCTTGCGCAGCGTCTTGCGCTGCGTTCGGGTCGTGGCATCGTCTTTTGCGCGACCGCGGCGCTCGACGTCGACGACGAAGAGTGGAGCGCGCGAATCGCGCGGCATCAAGCCGAACGTCCGAGTGACTGGACGACGATTGAGACGGCCGTCCCGGGGGGTAAGGATCTGGTGACGGCGCTGGACGGCGCACAAGCGAACCAGATCGTCGTCGTCGATTCGATCGGAACGTGGCTTGCCGACGTCATGGGGCGCCATCCGCTCGGAACGAGCGTCGTGGAATGGCACGATCAGATTGAAGCTCATGCGTCGCGTTTGACGAGTACCCTCGAACAATGCGCAGCCGACGTTATCGTAATCAGTGAAGAAGCCGGTTGGGGCGTCGTCCCGGTGCACGTTTCCGGTCGTGTCTTTCGCGACGTGCTCGGACGAACGAACCAGCGTCTGTGCGCCATGGCGAATGACGCGTTCCTTGTCGTTGCCGGCGCCGCAATCGATTTGAAGAAAACATGA